From the Gasterosteus aculeatus chromosome 13, fGasAcu3.hap1.1, whole genome shotgun sequence genome, one window contains:
- the LOC120831036 gene encoding serine/threonine-protein phosphatase 6 catalytic subunit: protein MAPLDLDKYAEIAKQCKYLPENDLKRLCDYVCDLLLEESNVQPVSTPVTVCGDIHGQFYDLCELFRTGGQVPDTNYIFMGDFVDRGYYSLETFTYLLVLKAKWPDRITLLRGNHESRQITQVYGFYDECQTKYGNANAWRYCTKVFDMLTVAALMDEQILCVHGGLSPDIKTLDQIRTIERNQEIPHKGAFCDLVWSDPEDVDTWAISPRGAGWLFGAKVTNEFVHINNLKLICRAHQLVHEGYKFMFDEKLVTVWSAPNYCYRCGNIASIMVFKDANTREPKLFRAVPDSERVIPPRTTTPYFL from the exons ATGGCGCCTCTGGATTTGGATAAATACGCAGAGATTGCAAAACAGTGCAAATACCTCCCGGAAAATGACCTCAAG CGGTTATGTGACTATGTGTGTGACCTTCTGCTGGAGGAGTCCAATGTCCAGCCCGTGTCCACGCCTGTGACAGTCTGTGGGGACATACACGGACAG TTTTATGACCTTTGTGAACTCTTCCGAACTGGCGGCCAGGTTCCTGACACAAATTACATATTCATG GGAGACTTTGTTGACCGAGGGTATTACAGTCTGGAGACATTCACCTACCTGCTGGTGCTGAAAGCCAAATGGCCCGACCGCATCACGCTTCTCCGTGGAAACCACGAGAGCCGACAGATCACCCAGGTTTACGGCTTTTATG ATGAGTGCCAGACCAAGTATGGGAATGCAAATGCCTGGCGTTATTGTACCAAAGTGTTCGATATGCTAACAGTAGCAGCT CTGATGGACGAGCAGATACTGTGTGTCCATGGGGGCCTCTCCCCGGACATAAAAACCCTAGATCAAATCCGAACCATTGAGAGGAACCAGGAGATCCCCCACAAAGGAGCATTTTGTGATCTGGTGTGGTCGGACCCTGAAGACGTGGACACGTGGGCCATCAGCCCCAGAGGAGCTGGCTGGCTCTTTGGTGCAAAGGTGACCAACGAG TTTGTTCATATAAACAACCTGAAGCTGATCTGCAGGGCGCATCAACTTGTCCACGAAGGCTacaagttcatgtttgatgaGAAGCTGGTCACGGTGTGGTCGGCTCCTAACTACTGCTATCGCTGCGGCAACATCGCCTCCATTATGGTCTTCAAAGACGCTAACACAAGAGAGCCCAAGCTCTTCAGAGCAGTGCCTGACTCCGAGAGGGTCATTCCACCTCGAACAACCACTCCTTATTTCCTGTAA